From Lacerta agilis isolate rLacAgi1 chromosome Z, rLacAgi1.pri, whole genome shotgun sequence, the proteins below share one genomic window:
- the RAP2C gene encoding ras-related protein Rap-2c — protein sequence MREYKVVVLGSGGVGKSALTVQFVTGTFIEKYDPTIEDFYRKEIEVDCSPSVLEILDTAGTEQFASMRDLYIKNGQGFILVYSLVNQQSFQDIKPMRDQIVRVKRYEKVPLILVGNKVDLESEREVLSAEGRALAQEWGCPFMETSAKSKTMVDELFAEIVRQMNYASLPEKQDQCCTTCIVQ from the exons ATGAGGGAGTACAAAGTCGTGGTTTTAGGGAGTGGGGGGGTGGGCAAGTCGGCTTTGACCGTGCAGTTTGTCACCGGGACGTTCATTGAGAAGTACGACCCCACCATCGAAGACTTCTACCGTAAGGAGATTGAAGTGGACTGCTCCCCATCAGTACTTGAAATCTTGGATACCGCAGGGACAGAACAGTTTGCTTCCATGCGTGATCTCTACATTAAAAATGGCCAAGGCTTCATCCTAGTTTACAGTTTGGTAAACCAACAATCTTTCCAG gaCATCAAACCAATGAGGGACCAAATTGTCCGTGTAAAGCGATATGAGAAGGTTCCTCTCATCCTGGTGGGGAATAAAGTGGATCTGGAGTCGGAAAGGGAGGTTTTGTCAGCGGAAGGTCGTGCTCTGGCCCAGGAGTGGGGCTGCCCATTCATGGAGACGTCTGCCAAGAGCAAGACCATGGTGGATGAACTCTTTGCAGAGATCGTGAGGCAAATGAACTATGCATCCCTGCCTGAAAAGCAAGACCAGTGTTGTACAACTTGTATTGtccagtga